The following are encoded in a window of Lactobacillus acidophilus genomic DNA:
- the bsh gene encoding choloylglycine hydrolase: MCTSIIFSPKDHYFGRNLDLEITFGQQVVITPRNYTFKFRKMPSLKKHYAMIGISLDMDDYPLYFDATNEKGLGMAGLNYPGNATYYEEKENKDNIASFEFIPWILGQCSTISEVKDLLSRINIADLNFSEKMQTSSLHWLIADKTGTSLVVETDKDGMHIYDNPVGCLTNNPQFPKQLFNLNNYADVSPKMPKNNFSDKVNMAGYSRGLGSHNLPGGMDSESRFVRVAFNKFNAPIAETEEENIDTYFHILHSVEQQKGLDEVGPNSFEYTIYSDGTNLDKGIFYYTTYSNKQINVVDMNKEDLDSSNLITYDMLDKTKFNHQN; the protein is encoded by the coding sequence ATGTGTACATCAATTATATTCAGTCCCAAAGATCATTACTTTGGTCGTAACCTTGATTTAGAAATTACTTTTGGTCAACAAGTTGTTATTACGCCACGCAATTACACTTTTAAATTCCGTAAGATGCCCAGTTTAAAAAAGCACTATGCAATGATTGGTATCTCATTAGATATGGATGATTATCCCCTATATTTCGACGCTACAAATGAAAAAGGTTTAGGTATGGCCGGACTCAACTATCCAGGAAATGCTACATATTATGAAGAAAAAGAAAATAAAGATAATATTGCTTCCTTTGAATTCATCCCTTGGATTTTAGGACAGTGTAGCACTATTAGCGAAGTAAAGGATTTACTTAGCAGAATCAACATCGCCGATTTAAATTTCAGCGAAAAAATGCAAACCTCCTCTCTTCACTGGCTTATTGCAGATAAAACAGGTACATCATTAGTTGTTGAAACAGACAAAGATGGAATGCATATTTATGATAATCCAGTTGGCTGCTTAACTAATAATCCACAATTTCCAAAGCAATTATTCAATTTAAATAACTATGCTGACGTATCTCCAAAAATGCCTAAAAATAACTTCTCAGATAAAGTAAATATGGCTGGCTACAGCCGTGGATTAGGGTCTCACAACTTACCAGGTGGAATGGATTCTGAATCACGTTTTGTCAGAGTAGCTTTCAATAAATTTAATGCTCCAATTGCTGAAACCGAAGAAGAAAATATTGATACTTACTTCCACATTTTACATTCGGTTGAACAACAAAAGGGACTGGATGAAGTTGGTCCAAACTCATTTGAATATACAATTTATTCTGATGGAACTAACTTAGACAAAGGTATTTTCTACTACACCACTTATTCAAACAAACAAATTAACGTTGTTGATATGAATAAAGAAGATCTAGATAGCAGCAATTTGATCACTTATGATATGCTTGATAAAACTAAATTTAACCATCAAAACTAA
- the eno gene encoding phosphopyruvate hydratase — MLKSVIENVHALEIFDSRGNPTVEVHVTLSNGVVGKAEVPSGASTGENEAVELRDGGSRLGGKGVSKAVNNVNTEINDALKGMDPFDQPKIDQTMIDLDGTPNKGRLGANAILGVSMATAVAAANANRQPLYRYLGGIDLEMPQTFHNVINGGEHADNGIDIQEFMITPIAKTSFRDGFEKIVNVYHTLKKVLEDMGYETGLGDEGGFAPNMKNSEEALKALHESIIKAGYKPGEDIGIACDCAASYFYNKEDGKYHLEGKVLTDDELAAYYDKLLDEFPELMSMEDPYDENDVEGMVKFTATHKDRIQIVLDDFICTNPALLKKAIKEGAGNASLIKLNQIGTVTETLETIRMSRKNGYNTMISHRSGETGDTFIADLAVAINGGQLKTGAPARSERVEKYNRLLEIEEELGKGERLAFFPDDVDHD; from the coding sequence ATGCTCAAATCAGTTATTGAAAATGTACACGCACTCGAAATTTTTGACTCACGTGGTAACCCAACTGTTGAAGTTCACGTTACTCTTTCAAACGGTGTCGTAGGTAAGGCTGAAGTTCCATCAGGTGCTTCAACTGGTGAAAACGAAGCTGTTGAATTACGTGACGGTGGTTCACGTCTTGGTGGTAAGGGTGTTTCAAAGGCTGTTAACAATGTTAACACTGAAATTAACGACGCTTTAAAGGGTATGGACCCATTTGACCAACCTAAGATTGACCAAACTATGATCGACTTAGATGGTACTCCAAACAAGGGCCGTCTTGGTGCTAACGCTATCTTAGGTGTATCAATGGCTACTGCTGTTGCTGCAGCTAACGCTAACCGTCAACCTCTTTACCGTTACCTTGGCGGTATTGATCTTGAAATGCCACAAACTTTCCACAACGTTATCAACGGTGGTGAACACGCTGACAACGGTATCGACATTCAAGAATTCATGATTACTCCAATTGCTAAGACTTCATTCCGTGATGGTTTCGAAAAGATCGTTAACGTATACCACACTTTGAAGAAGGTTCTTGAAGACATGGGTTACGAAACTGGCTTGGGTGACGAAGGTGGTTTCGCACCTAACATGAAGAACTCAGAAGAAGCTTTGAAGGCTTTACACGAATCAATCATCAAGGCTGGTTACAAGCCAGGTGAAGATATCGGTATCGCATGTGACTGTGCTGCTTCATACTTCTACAACAAGGAAGATGGTAAGTACCACCTTGAAGGTAAGGTTCTTACTGATGATGAATTAGCTGCATACTACGACAAGCTTTTGGATGAATTCCCAGAATTAATGTCAATGGAAGACCCATACGACGAAAACGATGTTGAAGGTATGGTTAAGTTTACTGCAACTCACAAGGACCGTATCCAAATCGTTCTTGACGACTTCATTTGTACTAACCCAGCACTTTTGAAGAAGGCTATCAAGGAAGGTGCAGGTAACGCTTCATTAATCAAGTTGAACCAAATTGGTACTGTTACTGAAACTCTTGAAACTATCCGTATGTCACGTAAGAATGGTTACAACACTATGATTTCACACCGTTCAGGTGAAACTGGTGACACATTCATCGCTGACTTGGCAGTTGCTATAAACGGTGGTCAACTTAAGACCGGTGCTCCAGCTCGTTCAGAACGTGTTGAAAAGTACAACCGCTTACTTGAAATCGAAGAAGAACTTGGCAAGGGCGAACGTCTTGCATTCTTCCCAGATGATGTTGACCACGATTAA
- a CDS encoding phosphatase PAP2 family protein, producing the protein MNSCIVALISTSILLLLIFNIKTSRRFNLFDHWLHHQLVRKSTGYSWQIIAFINDPKLMVVWDVLLAGLLLNQERELTALWVLGTLGFADISGIILKRTIRRKRPILHSDMEEGYSFPSGHVLGATTMGLILLQLFAKDLGMGFIISIVAIWIMVIISRLSLKAHYPSDVIGATSLAIICFSISQQLFLAI; encoded by the coding sequence ATGAATAGTTGTATTGTAGCGTTAATTTCAACGTCAATTTTATTGTTACTCATTTTTAATATTAAAACCTCACGTCGCTTCAATCTTTTTGATCATTGGTTGCATCATCAACTAGTCAGAAAAAGTACAGGTTATAGCTGGCAAATTATTGCTTTTATTAACGATCCTAAACTAATGGTCGTTTGGGACGTGCTTTTAGCTGGACTTTTATTAAATCAGGAACGTGAATTGACGGCACTTTGGGTATTAGGTACTTTAGGCTTTGCCGATATTTCAGGTATCATTTTAAAAAGGACGATTCGTCGCAAGCGACCAATTTTACATTCAGATATGGAAGAAGGCTATAGTTTTCCAAGTGGTCACGTACTTGGTGCAACCACAATGGGATTGATTCTTCTTCAATTATTTGCCAAAGATCTAGGAATGGGTTTCATAATTTCAATCGTGGCAATTTGGATTATGGTGATTATTTCGCGCTTAAGTTTAAAAGCACATTATCCTTCAGATGTTATTGGTGCTACTAGTTTAGCGATAATTTGTTTTAGTATTTCTCAACAATTATTTTTAGCAATTTAA
- a CDS encoding tyrosine-type recombinase/integrase, protein MEVAKDQQQISDANPVFADYFKSWYGTYKIPGKSRTTVVRYETIYKKLNAYYGKAKLAKVTRKSYQIFMNEYGKKHAKDTVYKTNGSIRSCVRDGVADGIIQKDFTQKINLTWNSERTRKIDYLNYEEIQSLKNSLLHNIKHTYISRYMILTALYTGMRPGEIAVLTWSDIDFKNQTININKSYNHDKGRVDNYDSSEIDKSTKNTNSVRIIKVDKKFLDILSQLKQNDHEKIFIGKDGTIPTSNAVNKVWRKQLEKLNIDKPSFHFHSVRHTHVALLPFKGVPLYAISKRLGHANMSTTAKKYAYMLDELKQQVR, encoded by the coding sequence ATGGAAGTTGCAAAAGATCAGCAACAAATTTCAGATGCTAACCCCGTTTTTGCTGACTATTTTAAAAGCTGGTATGGGACTTATAAAATACCAGGTAAATCCAGAACAACTGTAGTAAGGTACGAAACAATCTATAAAAAGCTAAACGCGTACTACGGTAAGGCTAAATTAGCAAAAGTTACGCGTAAGTCTTATCAAATATTCATGAACGAATACGGTAAGAAGCACGCGAAGGATACTGTCTATAAAACAAATGGTTCTATCCGCTCTTGTGTGCGTGATGGTGTTGCAGATGGCATTATTCAGAAAGATTTTACTCAAAAAATAAATTTAACATGGAATTCGGAGCGCACACGAAAGATTGATTATCTTAATTATGAAGAAATACAATCACTTAAAAACTCCTTGCTACACAATATAAAGCACACTTACATAAGTAGATATATGATACTAACAGCATTATACACAGGGATGCGACCAGGCGAAATTGCCGTCTTGACCTGGTCAGACATTGACTTTAAAAATCAAACAATAAATATTAACAAGTCTTACAATCATGACAAAGGTAGAGTTGATAATTATGATAGCAGTGAAATAGATAAATCTACTAAAAATACAAATTCCGTGAGAATTATTAAAGTTGATAAAAAATTCTTGGACATTCTTAGTCAATTAAAACAAAATGACCACGAAAAAATTTTTATTGGTAAAGATGGAACGATTCCCACTTCCAATGCTGTAAATAAAGTTTGGAGAAAACAATTGGAAAAGCTGAATATTGATAAGCCTAGCTTTCACTTTCATTCCGTAAGACACACGCACGTTGCTCTTCTACCCTTCAAGGGTGTTCCACTTTACGCAATTTCTAAACGTCTAGGACACGCCAATATGTCCACGACTGCTAAAAAATATGCTTATATGCTCGATGAGCTTAAACAACAAGTCAGATGA
- a CDS encoding nitroreductase family protein, with protein sequence MVNSIFTKRRATRQFLTNSISDDKIQKIVAAFQTSPCGMHQNDVMNLVVVKDEALRKEIEKATDNSCYGAPVLFIINTKKENMFGERDASVAAENIMLEAADLGLGSVYVMGGAIKLNDYTDIQRELDIDPDFQTTVVVPVGKIAREPEKEDRSSRYQVTIY encoded by the coding sequence ATGGTAAATTCAATTTTTACAAAAAGAAGAGCTACTAGGCAATTTTTAACTAATTCAATTTCTGATGATAAGATTCAAAAGATTGTTGCAGCTTTTCAAACTTCACCATGTGGAATGCATCAAAATGACGTTATGAATTTAGTTGTTGTAAAAGATGAAGCTTTACGCAAAGAAATCGAAAAAGCAACAGATAATTCATGTTATGGTGCACCAGTACTATTTATTATTAATACCAAGAAGGAGAATATGTTTGGTGAACGTGATGCATCAGTTGCAGCTGAAAATATTATGCTAGAAGCTGCTGATTTAGGATTAGGCTCTGTTTATGTTATGGGTGGAGCAATTAAGTTAAATGATTATACTGATATTCAACGAGAGTTAGATATAGATCCTGACTTCCAAACTACAGTTGTTGTTCCTGTAGGTAAGATTGCAAGAGAACCAGAAAAAGAAGATCGTTCAAGTCGCTATCAAGTAACTATTTATTAA
- a CDS encoding glycoside hydrolase family 1 protein, with translation MTEKRKMPSSFFWGNSVSSMQTEGAWNEDGKGLSVYDVRPATDNTTDWHVAIDEYHRYDEDLDLMKDMHMNMYRIQISWSRVCPDGDGEFNQKGIEFYDRLINAMIKRGIEPMVCLYHFDMPLHLAKEYNGFMSRHVVDAFVRFSKKMIDHFGDRVKYWIVFNEHNLYFQDEVFNISGYKKGDKSLDDMYTIFHHTMMAHIRIANYIHENYSDVKIGGMLAFQQIYPETCKPEDVWAAKQVQEFLNFNIYDADTGAGYSPEVLQYAKDHNINMDITDEDKEIMKHAKADFLAFSYYSSWVLSSDKIPKGEAPNRYLNEGGVPTKFIKTNDWGWAIDPLGFRNAITTMYNHYRIPIFPIENGIGLKETWDGKNMIEDDERIAYHRDHIKAMKDSMFLDGAKVLGYLGWGLIDIPSSHADMEKRYGAVYVNRSNHDLKDLKRVPKKSFYWFKEILKDNGDEL, from the coding sequence ATGACTGAAAAGCGTAAAATGCCATCTTCATTCTTCTGGGGTAATTCAGTTTCAAGTATGCAAACTGAAGGTGCCTGGAATGAAGACGGTAAAGGTCTTTCTGTTTATGATGTTCGCCCAGCTACTGACAATACTACTGATTGGCATGTAGCAATTGATGAATATCATAGATATGATGAAGACTTAGACTTGATGAAAGACATGCACATGAATATGTACAGAATTCAAATTTCTTGGTCACGTGTATGTCCAGATGGAGACGGTGAATTCAATCAAAAAGGGATCGAATTTTATGACCGTTTAATCAACGCAATGATTAAGCGAGGCATCGAGCCAATGGTTTGTCTTTACCACTTTGATATGCCATTACATTTAGCTAAAGAATATAATGGCTTTATGTCAAGACATGTAGTTGATGCGTTCGTTCGTTTCAGCAAAAAGATGATTGATCATTTTGGTGATCGAGTAAAATATTGGATCGTTTTCAATGAACATAACCTTTACTTCCAAGATGAAGTTTTCAATATTTCCGGTTATAAAAAAGGCGATAAGAGTTTAGATGATATGTACACTATTTTCCATCACACAATGATGGCACATATCCGTATTGCCAATTATATTCATGAAAATTATTCAGATGTTAAAATTGGTGGTATGCTTGCCTTCCAACAAATTTATCCTGAAACTTGTAAGCCTGAAGATGTTTGGGCAGCAAAGCAAGTTCAAGAATTTTTGAACTTCAACATCTACGATGCCGATACTGGTGCGGGCTATTCACCTGAAGTTTTGCAATATGCTAAGGATCATAATATCAACATGGATATTACTGATGAAGATAAAGAAATTATGAAGCATGCTAAAGCTGACTTCCTTGCCTTTTCATATTATTCTTCATGGGTATTATCAAGTGATAAAATTCCTAAAGGTGAAGCTCCAAACCGTTACTTAAATGAAGGCGGTGTTCCTACTAAATTCATTAAAACCAATGACTGGGGTTGGGCAATCGACCCACTTGGCTTTAGAAATGCAATAACTACCATGTACAATCATTACCGTATCCCTATTTTCCCAATTGAAAATGGTATTGGACTTAAAGAAACTTGGGATGGTAAAAATATGATTGAAGATGATGAACGTATTGCATATCACCGTGATCATATTAAAGCCATGAAAGATTCAATGTTCCTAGATGGTGCTAAGGTCTTAGGATATCTTGGTTGGGGTTTAATTGATATTCCAAGCTCTCATGCAGATATGGAAAAAAGATATGGCGCCGTTTACGTAAACAGATCAAATCATGACTTAAAAGATTTGAAACGTGTACCTAAAAAATCATTTTATTGGTTTAAAGAAATACTTAAAGATAATGGAGATGAATTATAA
- a CDS encoding DegV family protein — protein sequence MENIKIIVDSSSNMTDDPERNIEVVPLTISFGGHDYIDNPNLNIREFLDNMNQNNVAGKTTCPSIQAWLDALKGSEKAIIITMTSSMSGTFSSALQAKAIYQEKYPNSKIIVVDSRSAGPEIAIVVHGIEKMLKDEIRFVDLEAAIAEYRVHTHLLFVLQSLHNLSLNGRVPSAVAKITGFLKIDLIGTASKEGKLEPLAKAHGMKKAVREIIRYMKKDSYHGGEVIIDHCKNEKDAMAIKEKILAEYPDAKITIRPMRGLCSFYAEEGGIMVGFHE from the coding sequence ATGGAAAATATTAAAATAATTGTAGATTCAAGTTCAAATATGACAGATGATCCTGAACGTAACATAGAAGTAGTACCATTAACAATTTCATTCGGTGGTCATGACTATATTGATAATCCAAACTTAAATATACGTGAATTTTTGGATAATATGAATCAAAATAATGTAGCCGGCAAAACGACTTGTCCTAGTATTCAGGCCTGGCTTGATGCATTAAAAGGAAGCGAAAAAGCGATCATTATTACTATGACTAGTAGCATGAGCGGAACTTTTTCTTCAGCACTACAAGCTAAGGCAATATATCAAGAAAAATACCCTAATAGTAAAATTATTGTGGTTGATTCAAGAAGCGCTGGTCCAGAAATCGCGATTGTGGTTCATGGAATTGAAAAGATGTTAAAAGATGAAATTCGTTTTGTTGATTTAGAAGCGGCAATTGCTGAATATAGAGTACATACACATTTATTATTTGTATTACAATCTTTACATAATTTGTCTTTAAATGGTCGTGTTCCATCAGCTGTGGCAAAAATTACTGGCTTTTTAAAAATAGACCTAATTGGAACAGCAAGTAAAGAAGGAAAATTGGAACCACTTGCTAAGGCACATGGAATGAAAAAAGCAGTTCGCGAAATAATTAGATACATGAAAAAAGATAGCTATCATGGTGGTGAAGTAATCATTGATCATTGTAAAAATGAAAAAGATGCAATGGCAATTAAAGAAAAGATTTTGGCAGAATATCCAGATGCTAAAATTACTATTAGACCGATGAGGGGCCTTTGCAGCTTTTATGCTGAAGAGGGTGGAATTATGGTCGGCTTCCATGAATAA
- a CDS encoding PTS sugar transporter subunit IIC — MADQKQSGFSSFVNNKILPPVMKFVNTKAITALQNGMIYTLPFIIIGSIFLILGNIPIPAVSNAINASGWGAIFNQAYTTTFSVMSLWASIGIAYIYVKNENLEPLAPGLTSCAAFLMLQTLSIASPVKTALSSGIPNGMNAKAFTAAISELPKAVQTYIEQPVTGVFNITWLGGDGMIAAIIIGLLVGWIYSAIVKKGWTIKLPKQVPPAVSNQFTAMIPAGIILIGSMLIYACFNLFAHTDFLQWTYNTIQTPLQGISDSFGGALAIGFLVPFFWFFGVHGGLIVGSLAGPMLQANSFDNAQLYKAGKLTIAQGAHVVTNEFYNNFINLTGSGITIGLIIFILVAAKSAQLKSIGKLELVPGIFNINEPFLFGLPIVMNPFLAVPFFLTPVVVAASTYLVIRTGIIPPLNGFAAPWTTPAIISGFLIGGWKMAIWQACTLVISTLIYWPFAKKYDNVLVKREAAKKAQEDAAK; from the coding sequence ATGGCTGATCAAAAACAATCAGGATTTAGCAGTTTTGTTAATAACAAAATTTTGCCTCCTGTAATGAAATTTGTTAACACGAAAGCTATTACTGCATTACAAAATGGTATGATTTATACTTTACCATTTATTATCATTGGTTCTATTTTCTTAATTTTAGGAAATATTCCAATTCCTGCAGTATCAAATGCGATTAATGCTTCTGGTTGGGGAGCAATCTTTAACCAAGCTTACACAACAACATTCTCAGTAATGTCACTTTGGGCATCAATTGGTATCGCCTATATTTACGTTAAGAATGAGAATTTGGAACCATTAGCACCAGGTCTTACATCCTGTGCTGCATTCTTAATGCTTCAAACTTTATCAATTGCTAGTCCTGTTAAAACTGCTTTAAGCAGTGGTATTCCTAATGGTATGAATGCTAAAGCATTTACTGCTGCTATTAGCGAATTACCAAAAGCTGTTCAAACTTATATTGAACAACCTGTTACCGGTGTATTTAACATCACTTGGCTTGGTGGTGACGGTATGATCGCCGCAATCATCATCGGTCTTCTTGTTGGTTGGATTTACAGTGCTATTGTTAAAAAAGGTTGGACTATTAAGCTTCCTAAGCAAGTTCCACCTGCAGTTTCAAACCAATTTACTGCTATGATTCCTGCAGGTATTATCTTAATCGGTTCAATGCTTATCTACGCATGCTTCAACTTATTTGCACATACTGACTTCTTGCAATGGACTTATAACACTATTCAAACTCCATTACAAGGTATCTCAGACTCATTTGGTGGTGCTCTTGCTATTGGTTTCCTTGTTCCATTCTTCTGGTTCTTTGGTGTTCACGGTGGTTTGATTGTTGGTTCACTTGCTGGTCCTATGCTTCAAGCTAACTCATTCGATAACGCTCAATTATACAAAGCTGGTAAGTTAACTATTGCTCAAGGTGCACACGTTGTTACCAACGAATTCTACAACAACTTTATTAATTTAACTGGTTCAGGTATTACTATTGGTTTAATTATCTTCATTCTTGTCGCTGCCAAATCAGCTCAATTGAAGTCAATTGGTAAATTGGAATTAGTACCAGGTATCTTTAACATTAATGAACCATTCCTCTTCGGTTTACCAATCGTTATGAACCCATTCCTTGCTGTTCCATTCTTCTTAACTCCAGTAGTTGTTGCAGCTTCAACCTACTTAGTAATTAGAACTGGTATTATTCCACCACTTAACGGATTTGCTGCTCCTTGGACAACTCCAGCAATTATTTCCGGTTTCTTAATCGGTGGTTGGAAGATGGCTATCTGGCAAGCATGTACTTTGGTAATTTCAACACTTATTTACTGGCCATTTGCTAAGAAGTACGATAACGTTCTTGTTAAACGTGAAGCTGCTAAAAAGGCTCAAGAAGACGCTGCCAAGTAA
- a CDS encoding phage capsid protein — protein sequence MFTYLLITIFGIGLLIWAFWYDKNMFKPEKKKNGKMTKPLHTRWYFWVLVVFSIVGGIGNMLGLGADDDDSDNNSAQTVQTSKKAKQSKAENHSKAKKSGTKKSKEISDEEKEAATLLLLRKNFKGKAKVWYDSDNKAFMIQPTGTEFKEELLDIIATQDTSDWKDLTDSMDSLSRSLYKNLQLADFVSIVNPDNPDKVLYSSLNGHSEYDFLKDDE from the coding sequence GTGTTTACGTATTTATTAATTACGATTTTCGGGATTGGCTTGCTCATTTGGGCTTTTTGGTATGACAAAAACATGTTCAAACCGGAGAAAAAGAAAAACGGAAAAATGACCAAGCCATTACATACCAGATGGTATTTTTGGGTTTTAGTCGTTTTTAGTATAGTTGGTGGTATAGGCAATATGCTGGGATTAGGTGCCGATGATGACGACAGTGATAATAATTCCGCACAAACTGTACAAACATCTAAAAAGGCTAAACAATCTAAAGCCGAAAATCATAGTAAGGCCAAAAAGAGTGGAACAAAGAAAAGCAAAGAGATTTCTGATGAAGAAAAAGAAGCTGCTACTCTTCTACTCTTGAGAAAAAACTTTAAAGGCAAAGCTAAAGTTTGGTATGACTCAGACAATAAAGCTTTTATGATTCAACCAACTGGCACAGAATTTAAGGAAGAATTACTAGACATAATAGCAACTCAAGACACAAGTGATTGGAAAGACCTCACCGATTCAATGGATAGCCTTTCAAGATCTTTGTATAAGAACTTGCAATTAGCTGATTTTGTTTCAATTGTTAATCCAGATAATCCAGATAAGGTGCTATATTCTTCACTTAACGGACACAGCGAATATGATTTCTTGAAGGATGATGAATAA
- a CDS encoding ROK family protein produces the protein MNLAAIDIGGTTIKIATWKDGKLQDKHAIDTPENLDSFYQVLTNEVNKIKKNTPIEGVAISSPGAVNKKTGIIGGSSAIPYIHNFKIVDELEKCFGLPVSIENDANSAALGELAEGSGKGCNSMAFFIIGTGIGGALIMDQKIWHGAHLFGGEFGYMIMGTHTLSELASPVAMANRYNKRTGKKLDGKTVFELADQDDPVASDVRQTLIHALAVAIYNIQHSFDPEKIVIGGGISNNPKLVSLLNKEIDRLRDDLDLVTLKPDIVLCTLKSDANLRGAVADFEQNHK, from the coding sequence ATGAATTTAGCAGCAATTGATATTGGTGGTACTACTATTAAAATCGCAACTTGGAAAGATGGAAAGTTACAAGACAAACATGCTATCGATACTCCTGAAAATTTAGACAGTTTTTATCAGGTCTTGACTAATGAAGTAAATAAAATTAAAAAAAATACTCCTATTGAAGGGGTAGCAATTTCCTCACCTGGCGCAGTAAATAAAAAAACTGGGATTATTGGTGGATCAAGTGCCATTCCATACATCCATAATTTTAAAATAGTTGATGAATTAGAAAAATGCTTTGGCTTGCCTGTTTCAATTGAAAACGACGCTAACTCTGCCGCTCTTGGTGAACTAGCTGAAGGTAGCGGTAAAGGCTGTAATAGTATGGCTTTCTTTATTATTGGCACTGGTATTGGTGGCGCTTTAATCATGGATCAAAAAATTTGGCATGGAGCTCACTTATTTGGTGGTGAATTCGGTTATATGATTATGGGAACACATACTTTAAGTGAGTTAGCTTCTCCTGTTGCAATGGCAAATCGCTATAATAAGCGAACGGGTAAAAAGTTAGACGGAAAAACCGTTTTTGAACTTGCTGATCAAGATGACCCTGTAGCTAGTGATGTACGTCAAACTTTAATTCATGCTTTAGCTGTAGCAATTTATAATATTCAGCACAGTTTTGATCCAGAAAAAATTGTTATCGGGGGCGGTATTTCTAATAATCCTAAATTAGTCTCTTTATTAAATAAAGAAATTGATCGTTTAAGAGATGATTTGGATTTAGTAACCTTGAAACCAGATATTGTTTTATGCACTTTAAAGAGCGATGCAAATCTTAGGGGTGCAGTTGCGGATTTCGAACAAAATCATAAATAA
- a CDS encoding DUF4767 domain-containing protein, with protein MKKIWTGIAIVLVTNLLAGCSQIHFGKDAITIGDEQKNLLKKNKKKKVVHPKIEKKKTKVKSVWNKTKYQELQKIVNNWGRVKKQHYHFYDGVHSLKIKAGVTYPKAFDQNGFVLNKEKIKIGWSPEGKNTYQYNVVAIANDNFETWHNTYLFCLRKNKPIILLDQSKRNKLVLVKKVNNPTLNKAFKQILEDKQKSM; from the coding sequence ATGAAGAAAATTTGGACGGGTATAGCGATTGTATTAGTAACTAATTTATTAGCTGGATGTAGTCAAATCCATTTTGGCAAAGATGCAATCACAATTGGTGATGAGCAAAAAAATCTTTTAAAGAAGAATAAAAAGAAAAAAGTAGTACATCCTAAAATTGAAAAGAAAAAAACAAAAGTAAAAAGTGTTTGGAACAAAACAAAGTATCAGGAATTACAAAAGATTGTAAATAATTGGGGTAGGGTAAAAAAACAACATTATCATTTTTATGATGGCGTCCATTCTTTAAAAATAAAAGCAGGAGTTACATATCCAAAAGCTTTTGATCAAAATGGTTTCGTTTTAAATAAAGAAAAAATCAAAATAGGGTGGAGTCCAGAAGGTAAAAATACGTATCAATACAATGTTGTAGCAATTGCCAATGATAATTTTGAAACATGGCACAATACATATTTGTTTTGTTTAAGAAAGAATAAACCAATTATTTTATTAGATCAGTCAAAACGAAATAAGCTTGTATTAGTTAAGAAAGTGAATAATCCTACTCTTAATAAAGCCTTTAAACAAATTTTAGAAGATAAACAAAAAAGCATGTAG